One window of the Mycobacterium sp. SVM_VP21 genome contains the following:
- a CDS encoding DUF1906 domain-containing protein — protein sequence MMISRRDVFKLAAAVPAAAGVSALLAAAAEAAPLGILLDYSAGVLSAEAIKASGAAGAIRYVSDRRPGADWMLGKPMQLAEARDLQENGLTVVSCYQFGKQATADWLGGQDAGVDHAKRGAQLHTAAGGPDSAPIYASIDDNPSFEQYKEQVAPYLRGWQSVVGPERTGVYANSKTIEWALQDGLGSCFWQHNFGSPGGVAHPAANLHQVEIDRRTVGGVGVDINEILAPQFGQWA from the coding sequence GTGATGATTTCACGACGCGACGTGTTCAAACTCGCCGCGGCGGTGCCTGCGGCTGCCGGCGTTTCGGCGCTGCTCGCCGCGGCCGCCGAGGCGGCGCCGCTGGGCATTCTGCTGGATTACTCCGCCGGTGTCTTGTCCGCCGAGGCGATCAAGGCGTCCGGCGCTGCGGGTGCTATCCGCTATGTGTCGGATCGTCGGCCCGGCGCCGACTGGATGCTCGGCAAGCCGATGCAGCTAGCCGAGGCGCGTGACCTGCAGGAGAACGGACTCACGGTCGTCTCCTGCTACCAGTTCGGAAAGCAGGCGACCGCGGACTGGCTGGGCGGCCAGGACGCCGGTGTGGACCACGCCAAGCGTGGCGCACAGTTGCACACGGCGGCCGGCGGCCCGGACAGTGCGCCGATCTACGCCTCTATCGACGACAATCCGTCCTTCGAGCAGTACAAAGAGCAAGTTGCTCCGTACCTGCGGGGCTGGCAATCGGTGGTCGGGCCGGAGCGCACCGGTGTCTACGCCAACTCCAAGACCATCGAGTGGGCGCTGCAGGACGGTCTGGGCTCCTGCTTCTGGCAACACAACTTCGGTTCGCCCGGCGGTGTCGCCCATCCGGCGGCCAACTTGCATCAGGTGGAGATCGACAGGCGCACGGTCGGCGGCGTTGGTGTGGACATTAACGAGATCCTGGCGCCCCAGTTCGGTCAGTGGGCCTGA